Proteins from one Candidatus Methylomirabilota bacterium genomic window:
- a CDS encoding NADH-quinone oxidoreductase subunit C gives MLTHTQARPLIQERFGIGASGEGPLLVVEAPADQWLALGRFARAELGCGYLSFVSAVDWKEQGLEVVARVENLEARFALMMKCKLGAGETSCPSLVPVWRGADWMERECYDMFGVRFEGHGDLRRILLPHDWEGHPLLKSYAVDTPYPPYR, from the coding sequence GTGCTGACCCACACGCAAGCGCGCCCCCTCATCCAGGAGCGATTCGGGATCGGCGCCTCTGGCGAGGGCCCGCTGCTCGTGGTCGAGGCGCCGGCTGACCAGTGGCTGGCCCTCGGCCGCTTCGCCAGGGCCGAGCTCGGCTGCGGCTACCTGAGCTTCGTCTCGGCCGTGGACTGGAAGGAGCAGGGGCTCGAGGTGGTGGCGCGGGTCGAGAATCTCGAGGCCCGCTTCGCCCTCATGATGAAGTGCAAGCTGGGGGCGGGGGAGACGAGCTGCCCCTCGCTGGTGCCCGTGTGGCGCGGGGCGGACTGGATGGAGCGCGAGTGCTATGACATGTTCGGCGTGCGCTTCGAAGGCCACGGGGACCTCCGGCGCATCCTCCTGCCGCACGACTGGGAAGGCCACCCGCTCCTGAAGTCCTACGCCGTCGACACGCCGTATCCGCCATATCGGTAG